One genomic segment of Candidatus Latescibacterota bacterium includes these proteins:
- a CDS encoding 2-oxo acid dehydrogenase subunit E2 → MYEFKLPDLGEGVHEGEILKWHVSEGGTIAEDAPLVDVETDKAAVTIPSPAAGTLKRLGGKVGDVVMVGNVIAVIDDGAASGAAVPAPAPARPAQAEAPTAPAPAAPPAPSAPPPTRDAAGPVPAAPAVRRLAREMGIDLHQVTPSGPGGRVTAEDLNRFQAGGGPAAAPARAGEPAMAWTGGGIPFFDVEPMPDFEQFGEVEREPLRSIRRKVAHRMVSSMVMVPHVAHMDEADVTELERYRVREKERLAGTDAAPPTLLAFVAKAVAEGLKNARAFNASLDPFREEIVYKRYINIGIAVDTGRGLIVPVVRGVDTKSVMEIAADIRALAERARAGTVDVSELRGGTFTITNVGPLGGTALLPTINYPEVAILGLGKVQEKPVVRDGEIVIRSILPLSLAFDHRVADGADAARFVSTMMAQLADPLSWLAGKA, encoded by the coding sequence GTGTACGAGTTCAAGCTGCCCGATCTCGGCGAGGGCGTCCACGAGGGCGAGATCCTGAAGTGGCACGTCAGCGAGGGCGGGACCATCGCCGAGGACGCGCCCCTGGTGGACGTGGAGACGGACAAGGCGGCGGTGACCATCCCCTCCCCGGCCGCGGGCACGCTGAAGCGTCTCGGGGGCAAGGTGGGCGATGTGGTGATGGTCGGCAACGTCATCGCGGTGATCGACGATGGCGCGGCCTCCGGCGCCGCCGTTCCCGCCCCCGCGCCTGCCAGGCCCGCGCAGGCCGAGGCGCCCACGGCGCCGGCCCCGGCCGCACCCCCCGCGCCCTCGGCGCCTCCGCCCACGCGCGACGCCGCCGGCCCCGTGCCCGCGGCGCCCGCGGTGCGCCGTCTGGCGCGCGAGATGGGCATCGACCTCCACCAGGTCACGCCGAGCGGGCCGGGCGGGCGCGTCACGGCCGAAGATCTGAACCGCTTCCAGGCCGGCGGTGGCCCGGCCGCGGCGCCCGCGCGCGCAGGCGAGCCCGCGATGGCCTGGACCGGCGGGGGCATCCCCTTCTTCGACGTGGAGCCGATGCCCGATTTCGAGCAGTTCGGCGAGGTGGAGCGCGAGCCGCTGCGCTCGATCCGCCGCAAGGTGGCGCACAGGATGGTCAGCTCCATGGTGATGGTGCCGCACGTGGCGCACATGGACGAGGCCGACGTCACCGAGCTCGAAAGGTACCGTGTGCGTGAGAAGGAGCGCCTCGCGGGCACGGACGCCGCGCCCCCCACGCTGCTGGCCTTCGTGGCCAAGGCCGTGGCCGAAGGGCTGAAGAATGCCCGCGCGTTCAACGCGAGCCTCGATCCCTTCCGCGAGGAGATCGTCTACAAGCGCTACATCAACATCGGCATCGCGGTGGACACGGGACGCGGGCTGATCGTACCGGTGGTGCGGGGCGTGGACACGAAGAGCGTGATGGAGATCGCCGCCGACATCCGCGCGCTCGCGGAGCGAGCGCGGGCCGGAACGGTGGACGTGAGCGAGCTGCGCGGCGGCACCTTCACGATCACCAACGTGGGTCCGCTGGGCGGCACGGCCCTGCTGCCCACGATCAACTACCCCGAGGTGGCGATCCTGGGCCTCGGCAAGGTGCAGGAGAAGCCGGTGGTGCGCGATGGCGAGATCGTCATCCGCAGCATCCTGCCGCTGAGCCTGGCCTTCGACCACCGCGTGGCCGACGGCGCCGACGCGGCGCGCTTCGTCTCCACGATGATGGCGCAGCTCGCCGATCCCCTGTCCTGGCTGGCCGGCAAGGCCTAA
- a CDS encoding alpha-ketoacid dehydrogenase subunit beta: MPKLTMIQAINLALTEMMAEDDSVVVLGEDVGINGGVFRATEGLYDKFGEGRVIDTPLAESAIAGTSIGMAMAGLRPVCEMQFSGFSYLAIAQMEGHASRVRNRSHGRYSVPMVMRMPYGGGVRALEHHSESREATYAHFPGLKVVIPSTPRNARALLRAAIADPDAVVFMEPKHSYRAWREEVPETPESMPLGVAEHVREGKDVTLVAWGAMRRPAEQAAAQLEAKRGATTHLIDPLTMSPLDGDAIADSVKTTGRCVVVQEAPRSLGMSSEIVTRINDKALLYLEAPVARVTGFDVVTPGFSREQAYLPTAGRILDALEQTLDF; this comes from the coding sequence ATGCCTAAGCTCACCATGATCCAGGCCATCAATCTTGCCCTCACGGAGATGATGGCCGAGGACGACAGCGTCGTCGTGCTGGGCGAGGACGTCGGGATCAACGGCGGCGTGTTCCGCGCCACCGAAGGGCTCTACGACAAGTTCGGCGAGGGCCGCGTCATCGACACGCCGCTGGCCGAGAGCGCCATCGCGGGCACCAGCATCGGCATGGCCATGGCGGGGCTCAGGCCCGTCTGCGAGATGCAGTTCTCGGGCTTCTCCTACCTCGCCATCGCGCAGATGGAGGGCCACGCCTCGCGCGTGCGGAACCGCAGCCACGGCAGGTACAGCGTGCCCATGGTGATGCGCATGCCCTACGGCGGCGGCGTGCGCGCGCTGGAGCATCACAGCGAGAGCCGCGAGGCGACCTACGCGCACTTCCCGGGGCTGAAGGTGGTGATCCCGTCGACGCCGCGCAACGCGCGGGCGCTGCTGCGCGCGGCCATCGCCGACCCCGACGCCGTGGTCTTCATGGAGCCCAAGCACAGCTATCGCGCCTGGCGCGAAGAGGTGCCGGAGACGCCCGAGTCCATGCCCCTGGGCGTGGCCGAGCACGTGCGCGAGGGCAAGGACGTCACGCTCGTCGCCTGGGGCGCCATGCGCCGCCCGGCGGAGCAGGCGGCCGCGCAGCTCGAGGCGAAGCGGGGCGCGACGACGCACCTGATCGACCCGCTCACCATGTCGCCCCTGGACGGCGACGCCATCGCCGACTCGGTCAAGACGACCGGGCGCTGCGTGGTGGTGCAGGAGGCGCCGCGCAGCCTCGGCATGTCGAGCGAGATCGTCACCCGCATCAACGACAAGGCGCTGCTCTACCTCGAGGCGCCGGTGGCGCGCGTCACCGGCTTCGACGTGGTCACGCCCGGCTTCAGCCGCGAGCAGGCCTACCTGCCCACGGCCGGCCGCATCCTGGACGCCCTGGAGCAGACCCTGGACTTCTGA